One Megalops cyprinoides isolate fMegCyp1 chromosome 4, fMegCyp1.pri, whole genome shotgun sequence genomic window carries:
- the coq5 gene encoding 2-methoxy-6-polyprenyl-1,4-benzoquinol methylase, mitochondrial yields the protein MAAPLKTFGRKVLCGYCHVLHKGLLCRIVASSPSSLVSGSRGYSAGSEEKSTHFGFETVPEGQKAERVYKVFENVAQKYDVMNDAMSMGIHRLWKDTLLHIMNPQPGIRLLDTAGGTGDISFRFLDYVQSQRDRQRRRAARTNQTVSWQQIAANYTSSDTGPGESRAVVCDINKEMLKVGKQRAEQQGYNTGLSWVVGDAEELPFDDNQFDVYTIAFGIRNVTHIEQALQEALRVLKPGGRFMCLEFSRVSNPLLSRFYDAYSFQLIPVLGEVIAGDWKSYQYLVESIRRFPDQETFKGMIEDAGFFRVQYFNLTGGVVAIHSGFKL from the exons ATGGCTGCGCCCTTGAAAACGTTTGGCAGGAAAGTTTTATGTGGTTATTGTCATGTTCTACACAAAGGACTGTTGTGTAGAATCGTCGCATCGAGTCCAAGTTCTCTTGTTTCAGGTTCTCGTGGCTACAGTGCTGGTTCTGAAGAAAAAAGCACGCATTTCGGTTTCGAAACGGTGCCCGAGGGACAGAAAGCGGAGAGAG TGTACAAAGTTTTCGAGAACGTGGCTCAGAAGTATGACGTAATGAACGATGCCATGAGCATGGGGATCCACCGACTGTGGAAGGACACCCTGTTGCACATCATGAACCCTCAGCCTGGAATTCGACTGCTGGACACCGCTGGGGGCacag GTGATATCTCCTTCCGCTTTCTGGACTATGTGCAGTCCCAGCGCGACCGGCAGCGGAGGCGTGCGGCCCGCACCAACCAGACCGTCTCCTGGCAGCAGATCGCGGCAAACTACACGTCCAGTGACACGGGGCCAGGGGAGTCGAGGGCGGTGGTGTGTGACATCAACAAGGAGATGCTGAAAGTGGGGAAGCAGCGAGCGGAGCAGCAGGGCTACAACACGG GCCTGTCCTGGGTTGTGGGGGATGCAGAGGAGCTACCATTCGATGACAACCAATTTGACGTGTACACCATCGCTTTTGGGATCCGTAATGTTACCCACATCGAGCAG GCTCTGCAGGAGGCACTCCGTGTTCTAAAACCTGGTGGCCGGTTCATGTGTCTGGAATTCAGCAGGGTTTCAAACCCCCTGCTGTCCAG ATTCTATGATGCCTATAGCTTCCAGCTGATTCCAGTGTTAGGGGAAGTCATTGCAGGAGACTGGAAGTCTTATCAGTATCTAGTGGAGAGCATCCGGCGCTTCCCGGACCAG GAGACATTCAAAGGCATGATCGAGGATGCTGGCTTCTTCCGGGTGCAGTACTTCAACCTGACTGGCGGAGTGGTAGCCATTCACTCAGGCTTCAAACTCTGA